GTGGCGTGACTATCGGCACGGCGACGGCGGCGGCGCTGTACTTCCACGGCCTGTTCGGGCCCATCATGACCGCACTCGCGCTGGTCGACGACGCGCAGGCGGCCACGGCGAGCCTCGCGCGCCTGATCGGGGTCGCCGATCTGCCGTCCACGCCGGAGCCCGAGCGGTCGCCCGCTCCGGTGGACGCTTCGGTGAAGACCGCCGAGGTCGGACACGCCTACGTGCCCGGCCACGACGTGCTGCACGAGGTCAGCGTGCACATCGGCACCGGGGAGCGGGTCGCGCTCGTGGGTGCCAGTGGCGCCGGGAAAACCACGCTGGCGAAGCTGATCGCCGGTATCCATCCGCCATCGAGCGGGTCGATCTCGCTGGGCGGGGTCCCACTGGCCGAGCTGGGACCGTCCGCCACGCGGCGCGCGGTGGCGCTGATCAGTCAGGAGGTGCACGTGTTCGCCGGCCCGCTGGCCGACGACCTGCGCCTGGCGAAGCCGTCGGCGACCGATGAGGAGTTGCACTCGGCACTCGCCGAGGTCGGCGCGCTGGACTGGGCGACCGCGCTGCCGGACGGGCTGGCCACCGTGGTCGGCGACGGCGGTCATCGCCTCACAGTCGCGCAGGCCCAGCAGCTGGCGCTGGCGCGGCTGATCCTCACCGATCCGCCGATCGTCATCCTCGACGAAGCGACGGCCGAGGCGGGCAGTGCGGGGGCGCGGGTGCTGGAGGCGTCCGCCGCGGCCGCGCTGCGAGGGCGCACCGGACTGGTGGTGGCGCACCGGCTGAGCCAGGCGGCGGCCGCCGATCGGATCGTGGTGCTCGACGACGGCCGGGTGGTCGAGTCGGGTACGCACGACGAGCTGGTCGCCGCAGGTGGGCGGTACGCGCGGCTGTGGACGGCGTGGTCCGGTCAGCGACAGTGACCAAGCTGTGCTGCGAGGGGAGCCACTCGGGACTTGACGTACATGTTTGGTTAGGCAAACCTGAGTTGCCTTTGCCCGATTCGACCTAAGGACCTGACGATGGATCGATCCCCGACCCGCCGACTCCGGCGTTTCGCCGGGTTGCTGACCTCGGCGCTGTTGGTCAGCGCCGCACTGGCCGGCTGCGGCAGCGAGGAAGCCCCCGCGGCGCCGACCGTCCCGGGTGCCGTCCCGGTCGAGCCCGCCGCCTTCCCGGTGACGATCGACCACAAGTACGGGTCGACCGAGATCAAGGCGGAGCCGAAGCGGATCGTCACGGTCGGGCTCACCGACCAGGACGCGTTGCTCTCCGTCGGCGTGGTGCCGGTGGCCACCAGCGAGTTCGTCGGCGAGTTCCCCGGCGCGATCGGCCCATGGGCGACGCAGAAGCTGAACGGCGCGCCGCTGCCCGAGGTGATGAAGGGCACCACCGACCCGCAGTTCGAGAAGATCGCCTCGCTGCGCCCCGACCTCATCCTCGGCCTCTACTCCGGGATGACCCAGGAGCATTACGACAAGCTGGCGAAGATCGCACCGACCGTGGCGCAGCCCAAGGAGTTCAAGGACTACGGCGTGCCGTGGCAGGAGAGCACCCGCCGGATCACCAAGGCCGTCGGCCGGGGCGGCGCCGGCGAGCAGATCATTTCCGAGGTCGACGCGAAGCTGGCCGCGGTCAAGCAGGCGCACCCGGAGTTCGCGGGCAAGAGCGCGCTGATGGCGACCACCTACCAGGGCTACTTCATCTACGGCAGTGAGGACCCGCGCTCGCGGGTGCTGGCGTCGCTCGGCTTTGTCCTGCCGCCGAACCTCGACCAGGTCATCGGCGACAAGTTCGGCGCGAACATCAGCCCGGAGCGCACCGACCTGCTCAACGTGGACGTGCTTTCGTGGATCGTCCCCGGGCTGGACGAGGGACGCGCGACCCTGGACAAGGACACGCTGTACTCGGGGATGCGCGTGGCGCAGGAGAAGCGCGAGGTGCTGATCGACGAGGCCAGCCCGTACGGCGCGGGCATCTCGTTCGTGTCGCCGCTGTCGGTGCCGTGGGTGGTCGACCGGCTGGTGCCGCAGCTGACCGCGGCAGTGGACGGCAACCCGGCCACCGAGGTCAAGCCCGTGACCTCCTGAGCCGGACCAGCCCGAACGCATCGAGCGGGGCACTGCTTGCGATCAGCGCAAGTGGTGCCCCGCTCGGCGTTTGCGCGGGTCAGCTAGGCAGGCCAAGTGTCCCGGCCAGCTGTCGAGGTCAGCGCAGGGAAGCTGGGCGCAGGTCGGTCCAGTTGGTCTCGACGTAGTCCAGGCACTCCTGGCGCGGGGCAGGTCCGAAGGCGACCGTCCAGCCGGCCGGCACCTCGGCGAACTCCGGCCACAGGCTGTGCTGCTGCTCCTCGTTGACCAGCACGGAGAACGTGCCGTCGGGGTTGTCGAAGGGGTTGCTCATCGGTTGTTCTCCTTAACAGGGGTTTCCGGGGAAGCCGCGGCCTCGGCCAGCACTTCGAGCAGCGATGCGGCGAGTTGCGCGGCGGTGTCGGCGTCGAACAGATCCGTGGCGTAGCTCAGGTAGCAGGAGACTTCGCCGGGGGCTTCGAAGAAGCTGAGCGTCAGGTCGGCGTTGGTGGTGCCGAGGCGGACGGACTCGTAACGCGCGCTCTGCCCGCTCAGCTCCAGCGCGGCGATGGCCTCGTGATGCACGAGCATCACCTGCGGTCCGCGCCAGCCAGGCACTTCGGCCAGCACGTCGGCGAACGCGGCGTCCTGGTGCTCGAAGGCGCTCAGGTCGGTTTCGCGCACTCGCGAGAGCAGCTCGGTGAAGCTGGGTTCGCCGCTGGTGTCGGTGCGGAGCACTACGGTGTTGAAGAAGCAGCCGACCAGGTCCGCGAGGCGGTCGTCCTCACGTCCGGCGACCAGTGCGCCGATGGGCAGGTCGGTTCCGGCGCCGAGCTTGGTGAGCAAGGTGGCCAGTGCCGCCTGCAGGACCATGAACATGCTCGTGCCGGTCTGCTGGGCGAGCGCGTCGATCGCGACGTGCAACTCCGGCTCGATGGTGAACTCGACGAAGTCTCCACGGCGGCTCGGTTCGGCGGGGCGCGGGCGGTCTGACGGCAAGGCCAGCTCGGCGGGGAGACCGCGCAGCACCTGGCGCCAGTAGCCGAGGTGCTTGCCGTCCTGCTCGTGTGCCCATCGGCTGTAGTCCGCGTAGCCGACCGGCAGGGGCGCGAACTCCGGGGCGCGCCCGGCCAGGCGTGCGGCGTAGGCGGTGTCGAGGTCGCGCAGCAGTGGCACGACCGACCATTCGTCGACGCCGACGTAGTAAGCGGTGAACAGGAGCGCCTGCTCGCCGGAATCCAACGGGACGAGGCGGAAGCGGGCGGGTGGCTCGGCGGTCAG
The genomic region above belongs to Amycolatopsis sp. YIM 10 and contains:
- a CDS encoding ABC transporter ATP-binding protein, coding for MSAERPLLPIASGARTWTVVAGLLREQRGRAVGTFAMLFAATAVGLAIAPLLGSIVDLVVNKESADALVVPVAALVVVALAQGIAMALGISMVARLGETMLAALRESFVARALNLPLSEVERAGSGDLTSRVTSDVSVIARAVREALPELSRATLTIVLTFGALVLLDWRFLLAALLAAPIQVFAVRRYTRRAIPLYAAQRVAAGAQHQQLLDTVGGARTVRAFRLADSHVERVRKRSDAAVTLSLRGIRLVTTFFARLNYAEFVGLSAVLIAGFLLVRGGGVTIGTATAAALYFHGLFGPIMTALALVDDAQAATASLARLIGVADLPSTPEPERSPAPVDASVKTAEVGHAYVPGHDVLHEVSVHIGTGERVALVGASGAGKTTLAKLIAGIHPPSSGSISLGGVPLAELGPSATRRAVALISQEVHVFAGPLADDLRLAKPSATDEELHSALAEVGALDWATALPDGLATVVGDGGHRLTVAQAQQLALARLILTDPPIVILDEATAEAGSAGARVLEASAAAALRGRTGLVVAHRLSQAAAADRIVVLDDGRVVESGTHDELVAAGGRYARLWTAWSGQRQ
- a CDS encoding iron-siderophore ABC transporter substrate-binding protein, with translation MDRSPTRRLRRFAGLLTSALLVSAALAGCGSEEAPAAPTVPGAVPVEPAAFPVTIDHKYGSTEIKAEPKRIVTVGLTDQDALLSVGVVPVATSEFVGEFPGAIGPWATQKLNGAPLPEVMKGTTDPQFEKIASLRPDLILGLYSGMTQEHYDKLAKIAPTVAQPKEFKDYGVPWQESTRRITKAVGRGGAGEQIISEVDAKLAAVKQAHPEFAGKSALMATTYQGYFIYGSEDPRSRVLASLGFVLPPNLDQVIGDKFGANISPERTDLLNVDVLSWIVPGLDEGRATLDKDTLYSGMRVAQEKREVLIDEASPYGAGISFVSPLSVPWVVDRLVPQLTAAVDGNPATEVKPVTS
- a CDS encoding MbtH family protein, whose translation is MSNPFDNPDGTFSVLVNEEQQHSLWPEFAEVPAGWTVAFGPAPRQECLDYVETNWTDLRPASLR